One segment of Anguilla anguilla isolate fAngAng1 chromosome 1, fAngAng1.pri, whole genome shotgun sequence DNA contains the following:
- the LOC118230981 gene encoding sterile alpha motif domain-containing protein 9-like — protein MSHSPEQLPSKIEEWSKEHVFQWLKDDLKVYYRYADALYEKGVSGAELLHFEKKHLLELGIKHGPAVKIMGKLDERKRQSDQTIQSHSETQRRQSRKDISPTVDQSTPSQSLTARFSSDIRTVEDHDISSQEHNRTAKNISKKKKEKKKSPPDPTNTGSQDIDDKDEDEKEKMASFQEACETKETEYPGTQTVRRSSSSVFLEQKDEDIMTALRILCENECENIHDESSEEFEKFRIKTEEEFYRGSKVQFWNFYFSEKPKAKAFIKRDKYEKLKSMIRTVRTKDPTSPCVMLNLFHHPGCGGTTLAMHVMWNLRKEFRCAILMDNTTAKSDVALQVKHLMKCGKTDVSYQTPVLLLVDDSEETENTLELQNCIRRTVDEKSSSPLVIILNCVRSQNPKERYRTSIIESIYITNELSKIEQDLFEEKLQEFKENHKKPENFYSFMIMKTNFSNEYTESIVSNTLKNLDVSSKQAAMLSFLALLNTFVANSSISLSVCETFLGIKHMLTSRETVEQRMEPYSTLLTRFKPEVDGTYTAIRILHQRIAIQCLEELGKQYKISKSEIVIDLLNNDLFFNTEMGKNTLMDSIYSMLITRQLKKEGGEKHTLFSPLIEQIQAEEPQQIQHIFEIASLRFQNCAAIPQTLARHLYLIEKDFTKAYVSANDAKNIKENSYTVDTTGQVSKSELKYKFEKANTQENGITPDDLEVYLDLASKATKAFQRAQELAKTDMVPESEDHMKRQRSYNISGYMGEIDTAMIVFEIMCSLPFFKENDQMTNKYMQSFLNGSMPIRHILTDDYDSYNQFSDVLEKHTHFLTFLKSRRFQKDAGRKSCLQLRNSQESLMPPVRAGPEGRRGQEPG, from the exons ATGAGCCATTCACCTGAACAACTTCCTTCCAAAATTGAAGAATGGAGTAAGGAACATGTCTTTCAGTGGTTAAAAGATGACCTCAAGGTTTACTACAGATATGCAGATGCCTTATATGAAAAAGGGGTGTCAGGGGCAGAATTACttcactttgaaaaaaaacaccttctGGAACTGGGTATAAAACATGGCCCAGCTGTGAAAATTATGGGAAAACTGGACGAACGTAAAAGGCAATCAGATCAAACAATACAGTCTcactcagaaacacagagaagaCAATCCAGGAAAGATATTAGCCCAACTGTGGATCAATCAACACCGTCTCAGTCTCTGACAGCTAGATTCAGTTCAGACATAAGGACTGTTGAGGACCACGACATCTCAAGCCAAGAACACAACAGGACAGCAAAAAATATAtctaagaagaagaaggagaagaagaaatcACCACCTGACCCTACAAATACTGGTTCACAGGACATTGATGACAAAGATGAAgatgagaaggaaaaaatggcTTCATTTCAGGAGGCCTGTGAAACAAAGGAAACCGAATATCCAGGAACACAGACAGTCCGTAGAAGTTCCAGCTCAGTTTTCCTTGAGCAAAAGGATGAAGACATTATGACAGCTCTGAGAATTCTGTGTGAAAACGAATGTGAGAACATCCATGATGAAAGCAGTGAAGAATTCGAAAAATTCAGAATCAAAACTGAGGAAGAATTTTACCGTGGAAGTAAAGTACAGTTTTGGAACTTCTACTTCTCAGAGAAACCCAAGGCTAAGGCTTTCATAAAGAGAGACaaatatgaaaaactgaaatctaTGATCCGAACAGTAAGGACTAAAGATCCCACATCTCCATGTGTAATGCTGAATCTCTTTCACCACCCTGGTTGTGGAGGAACCACCTTAGCCATGCATGTCATGTGGAACCTGCGAAAAGAATTCAGATGTGCAATATTGATGGACAACACCACTGCGAAAAGTGACGTGGCCCTTCAAGTCAAACATCTGATGAAGTGTGGGAAGACTGATGTGTCATACCAAACACCTGTCCTCTTATTGGTGGATGACtcagaggaaacagaaaatacactggAGCTGCAAAACTGTATACGAAGAACAGTAGATGAAAAATCTTCCAGCCCACTTGTCATCATCCTGAACTGTGTACGTTCGCAAAATCCAAAAGAGCGGTACAGAACCAGTATCATTGAAAGTATCTACATTACGAATGAACTGTCTAAAATCGAGCAGGATCTGTTTGAAGAAAAGCTTCAAGAGTTCAAAGAAAATCACAAGAAACCTGAAAACTTCTATAGTTTCATGATCATGAAGACGAACTTCAGCAATGAATACACTGAAAGCATAGTCTCCAACACTCTGAAGAATCTTGATGTTAGTAGTAAACAAGCAGCGATGCTTTCCTTTTTGGCATTGCTGAATACATTTGTAGCGAATTCAAgcatttctctgtctgtctgtgagactTTTCTTGGAATCAAACACATGTTGACATCAAGAGAAACTGTAGAGCAAAGAATGGAGCCTTATTCAACCTTGCTAACTCGATTCAAGCCTGAGGTAGATGGTACGTACACCGCCATCCGTATCCTTCATCAACGCATTGCCATTCAGTGTCTGGAAGAGTTGGGAAAGCAATACAAAATATCCAAAAGTGAAATTGTCATTGACTTACTAAATAATGACTTGTTCTTCAACactgaaatgggaaaaaacacACTCATGGACTCGATCTATAGCATGTTGATCACAAGGCAACTGAAGAAAGAAGGTGGTGAAAAACACACATTGTTTTCTCCTTTGATTGAACAAATCCAAGCTGAAGAGCCACAACAAATCCAACATATCTTTGAAATAGCATCTCTAAGGTTTCAGAACTGTGCTGCCATACCTCAAACTCTGGCAAGACACCTGTACCTCATAGAGAAAGACTTTACCAAAGCATATGTTTCTGCAAATGATGCAAAGAATATCAAAGAAAATTCCTACACTGTTGACACAACAGGGCAGGTATCCAAAAGTGAgctaaaatacaaatttgagaAGGCAAATACACAGGAAAATGGTATTACCCCAGATGATTTGGAGGTATACCTTGATTTGGCTAGCAAGGCTACAAAAGCTTTTCAGAGGGCTCAAGAATTGGCAAAGACTGATATGGTACCAGAATCTGAAGACCACATGAAGAGGCAGAGGTCTTATAATATATCTGGCTACATGGGAGAGATTGATACTGCCATGATAGTCTTTGAAATTATGTGCAGTCTTCCATTTTTCAAAGAGAATGACCAAATgacaaacaaatacatgcagAGCTTTCTAAATGGAAGCATGCCAATAAGGCACATTCTCACTGATGACTATGATTCCTACAACCAGTTTTCAGATGTTCTTGAAAAACATACACACTTCCtcacctttttaaaatcaaga CGCTTCCAGAAAGATGCT
- the LOC118229642 gene encoding sialoadhesin-like isoform X8 yields MGVRDTLHSWGLALLILPGVLGDNWGVWTPKTPICTVRGSTVVIPCNYSYPNKSMKVENVIWCKPEKCSDYHVDNGSANDVTSQFKGRAMYLGDKKNNCTLKIKDLRYEDSGSYWFRFESQGNYKWTGGPEVKIEVTGLRVNITSSRGNKPIMEGDDVTLTCAANNSCNLNQSDFTLLKNKQLTPRLSSPHTFKSISNQRSGNYSCALKDNITISFEEIILDVQYPPRETSVSVSPREAEEGSSVTLTCSSDANPRVQDYTWFKNNITVPSENAMTYTIGNISSRDSGQYHCMVQNKHGAHNSTAVSLSPAVKHSSQFLIALAVGIVLTVLAVALATIIYFERRKAEGQTEDPGSNKGVQAADNARTRELRPPGPPSPALSSQEEEDCYTSVYYTKKQPKRFAPFFF; encoded by the exons ATGGGAGTCAGAGACACGCTGCACTCCTGGGGACTGGCTCTCCTCATCCTGCCTG GTGTCCTTGGTGATAACTGGGGTGTGTGGACCCCAAAGACACCAATCTGCACAGTGAGAGGGTCCACTGTGGTCATCCCCTGTAACTATTCATATCCCAATAAAAGCATGAAAGTGGAGAATGTGATATGGTGTAAACCCGAGAAGTGTTCTGATTACCACGTTGATAACGGAAGTGCAAATGACGTCACATCACAGTTTAAAGGCAGAGCAATGTACCTGGGGGATAAAAAGAACAACTGCACCTTAAAGATTAAGGACTTGAGATACGAGGACTCTGGGAGTTACTGGTTCAGATTTGAATCTCAGGGTAACTATAAATGGACTGGTGGTCCAGAAGTGAAAATTGAAGTCACTG GGTTAAGAGTGAATATTACATCATCAAGAGGAAATAAACCAATAATGGAGGGAGATGATGTGACTCTGACATGTGCCGCAAACAACTCTTGCaatctgaaccaatcagattttacCTTGTTGAAAAACAAGCAGCTAACCCCAAGATTATCCTCTCCACATACATTCAAATCTATTTCCAACCAACGCTCTGGAAACTACTCCTGTGCTCTGAAGGACAATATAACAATCTCATTTGAAGAAATCATTTTGGATGTTCAAT ATCCCCCTCGAGAAACCTCAGTGTCAGTCAGTCCTAGGGAAGCAgaggagggcagttcagtgactctgacctgcagcagcgatgccaacccacGAGTGCAGGACTACACCTGGTTTAAGAATAATATAACTGTTCCCTCGGAGAATGCTATGACTTATACCATCGGTAATATCAGCTCGAGGGACAGTGGACAGTATCACTGTATGGTGCAGAACAAGCACGGAGCTCACAACTCGACTGCAGTGTCCCTGTCTCCAGCAG TCAAACACAGTTCTCAGTTTCTCATCGCTCTGGCAGTGGGGATTGTATTGACTGTCCTGGCTGTTGCTTTGGCAACCATCATTTATTTCGAGAG GAGGAAAGCTGAGGGCCAAACAGAAGACCCTGGCAGCAACAAGGGGGTTCAG GCCGCTGATAATGCCCGCACCAGAGAGCTCCGACCGCCAGGGCCCCCGAGCCCGGCTCTCTCGTCtcaggaagaggaagactgCTACACTTCCGTTTACTACACAAAGAAGCAACCGAAGAGGTTTGcaccattctttttttaa
- the LOC118229642 gene encoding sialoadhesin-like isoform X9 — MGVRDTLHSWGLALLILPGVLGDNWGVWTPKTPICTVRGSTVVIPCNYSYPNKSMKVENVIWCKPEKCSDYHVDNGSANDVTSQFKGRAMYLGDKKNNCTLKIKDLRYEDSGSYWFRFESQGNYKWTGGPEVKIEVTGLRVNITSSRGNKPIMEGDDVTLTCAANNSCNLNQSDFTLLKNKQLTPRLSSPHTFKSISNQRSGNYSCALKDNITISFEEIILDVQYPPRETSVSVSPREAEEGSSVTLTCSSDANPRVQDYTWFKNNITVPSENAMTYTIGNISSRDSGQYHCMVQNKHGAHNSTAVSLSPAVKHSSQFLIALAVGIVLTVLAVALATIIYFERRKAEGQTEDPGSNKGVQAADNARTRELRPPGPPSPALSSQEEEDCYTSVYYTKKQPKRSV, encoded by the exons ATGGGAGTCAGAGACACGCTGCACTCCTGGGGACTGGCTCTCCTCATCCTGCCTG GTGTCCTTGGTGATAACTGGGGTGTGTGGACCCCAAAGACACCAATCTGCACAGTGAGAGGGTCCACTGTGGTCATCCCCTGTAACTATTCATATCCCAATAAAAGCATGAAAGTGGAGAATGTGATATGGTGTAAACCCGAGAAGTGTTCTGATTACCACGTTGATAACGGAAGTGCAAATGACGTCACATCACAGTTTAAAGGCAGAGCAATGTACCTGGGGGATAAAAAGAACAACTGCACCTTAAAGATTAAGGACTTGAGATACGAGGACTCTGGGAGTTACTGGTTCAGATTTGAATCTCAGGGTAACTATAAATGGACTGGTGGTCCAGAAGTGAAAATTGAAGTCACTG GGTTAAGAGTGAATATTACATCATCAAGAGGAAATAAACCAATAATGGAGGGAGATGATGTGACTCTGACATGTGCCGCAAACAACTCTTGCaatctgaaccaatcagattttacCTTGTTGAAAAACAAGCAGCTAACCCCAAGATTATCCTCTCCACATACATTCAAATCTATTTCCAACCAACGCTCTGGAAACTACTCCTGTGCTCTGAAGGACAATATAACAATCTCATTTGAAGAAATCATTTTGGATGTTCAAT ATCCCCCTCGAGAAACCTCAGTGTCAGTCAGTCCTAGGGAAGCAgaggagggcagttcagtgactctgacctgcagcagcgatgccaacccacGAGTGCAGGACTACACCTGGTTTAAGAATAATATAACTGTTCCCTCGGAGAATGCTATGACTTATACCATCGGTAATATCAGCTCGAGGGACAGTGGACAGTATCACTGTATGGTGCAGAACAAGCACGGAGCTCACAACTCGACTGCAGTGTCCCTGTCTCCAGCAG TCAAACACAGTTCTCAGTTTCTCATCGCTCTGGCAGTGGGGATTGTATTGACTGTCCTGGCTGTTGCTTTGGCAACCATCATTTATTTCGAGAG GAGGAAAGCTGAGGGCCAAACAGAAGACCCTGGCAGCAACAAGGGGGTTCAG GCCGCTGATAATGCCCGCACCAGAGAGCTCCGACCGCCAGGGCCCCCGAGCCCGGCTCTCTCGTCtcaggaagaggaagactgCTACACTTCCGTTTACTACACAAAGAAGCAACCGAAGAG GTCAGTGTAG
- the LOC118229632 gene encoding uncharacterized protein LOC118229632 isoform X2, producing the protein MRLQHPALYERRLRARTVFARRRCERTFPSSRQLSTHQRAHRQGQEAGREEGEGREEERQDAQLTSPSLLPLPDRHKCPHCNFLFRDAKTKMRHMNVKHPAGCTLPPPLLFSTGDEEREEEEEVVMAVQVKEEDEGEVKHEEDDFSTALRHRGNLNPASPHQGEGKEGVVRVPIKPDAGDVRTKEETIEGGGEKSLMCI; encoded by the exons ATGCGCCTGCAGCACCCCGCTCTCTACGAGCGCCGGCTGCGGGCCCGCACCGTCTTCGCCCGCCGCCGCTGCGAACGCAccttcccctcctcccgccAGCTCTCCACCCACCAGCGAGCCCACCGCCAGGGCCAGGAAGCAGgccgggaggagggggaggggcgagagGAAGAACGCCAAGATG CCCAGCTCACATCGCCCTCCCTGCTTCCCCTTCCTGACCGGCACAAGTGCCCACACTGCAACTTCCTCTTCAGAGATGCTAAGACCAAAATGCGCCACATGAACGTCAAGCACCCCGCAGGCTgcaccctgccccctccactGCTCTTCTCTACAGGAGacgaggagagggaggaggaggaggaagtggtgATGGCGGTGCAGGttaaagaggaggatgagggtgaGGTAAAGCATGAGGAAG ACGATTTCTCCACAGCTCTCCGTCACCGTGGCAACCTGAATCCAGCCTCACCGCATCAGGGCGAGGGCAAGGAGGGCGTGGTCAGGGTGCCAATCAAGCCTGATGCAGGAGACGTGAGAACGAAAGAGGAGACGATAGAGGGAGGTGGGGAAAAGAGTCTcatgtgcatctga
- the LOC118229632 gene encoding uncharacterized protein LOC118229632 isoform X1, producing the protein MALMGAVTGQVIKVEDFSSNLVPCQNGPSAAPARKRGAAVGQVQPYEQRGGIRVFLVKEENPLVLDEPQEFPGCGRAELPDEEMRVEGNICADSEAMLLDDREGGGDGEREGAVSASPLALDIGVPGGEQCIVFRVKEEEREVALDPPQREHGLSVLLVSRSAALDQQVDQGHTSADGPLVSDLHPGSFTDSDGIWVSVPPGCGAEEGAAENEECEQSRERLIQTGSQPDVFVCTGEGELNTEQQNTEELLEFLVQTSDVEYSDSSDSEPEEEAFAMACYHEGSSSGTGKLTSKNLERSRFSPAVLQARQCGAGFRNRRARQCHTRLSHPEEYQDQVLARSRLRCHLCGLPCSLSRQLIEHQHSQHPLPSPPCSVRGVSSPSGTCRPACSTCACSTPLSTSAGCGPAPSSPAAAANAPSPPPASSPPTSEPTARARKQAGRRGRGERKNAKMPSSHRPPCFPFLTGTSAHTATSSSEMLRPKCAT; encoded by the exons ATGGCACTAATGGGGGCTGTGACAGGTCAGGTGATTAAGGTAGAGGACTTCTCCTCAAATTTGGTGCCTTGCCAAAATGGCCCATCAGCTGCACCGGCAAGGAAGAGAGGAGCCGCTGTTGGTCAGGTTCAGCCCTACGAGCAGCGGGGAGGAATTCGGGTGTTTTTAGTGAAGGAAGAGAATCCTCTCGTTTTGGACGAGCCCCAAGAGTTCCCAGGATGTGGACGTGCAGAGTTGCCAGATGAAGAGATGAGGGTTGAGGGCAACATTTGTGCAG ACTCTGAGGCTATGCTACTTGATGACAGAGAAGGTGGAGGAGATGGGGAAAGGGAAGGCGCAGTCAGTGCTTCTCCATTGGCTCTTGACATTGGGGTTCCTGGTGGCGAGCAGTGCATAGTCTTTcgggtgaaggaggaggagagggaggtggcATTGGATCCTCCTCAAAGAGAACATGGTCTCTCAGTTTTGCTGGTGTCTAGGTCAGCGGCGCTGGATCAGCAAGTTGACCAAGGTCATACCAGCGCAGATGGACCACTGGTATCAGACCTCCATCCTGGCTCTTTCACAGACAGCGATGGAATCT GGGTGTCTGTGCCCCCAGGGTGTGGGGCAGAGGAGGGTGCTGCAGAAAATGAAGAATGtgaacagagcagagagaggctcATACAGACAGGATCACAGCcagatgtgtttgtttgtactgGGGAAG GTgaactgaacacagagcagcagaacacAGAGGAGCTTCTAGAATTCCTCGTGCAAACATCTGATGTGGAATACTCAGACAGCTCTGATTCTGAGCCTGAGGAGGAAGCCTTTGCCATGGCCTGTTACCATGAAGGCAGTAGCAGTGGCACAGGCAAACTCACAAGCAAAAATCTTGAGCGTTCAAGATTTAG tCCTGCAGTCCTGCAGGCCAGGCAGTGTGGAGCGGGTTTCAGGAACAGGCGAGCCCGGCAGTGCCACACGCGTCTGTCTCACCCGGAGGAATACCAGGACCAGGTGCTGGCGCGCTCTCGCCTTCGGTGCCACCTCTGCGGCCTCCCCTGCTCGTTGTCACGGCAACTCATTGAGCACCAACATTCTCAGCACCCCCTG ccatctCCTCCCTGCAGTGTCCGCGGTGTTTCATCACCTTCCGGGACCTGCAGACCAGCCTGCAGCACATGCGCCTGCAGCACCCCGCTCTCTACGAGCGCCGGCTGCGGGCCCGCACCGTCTTCGCCCGCCGCCGCTGCGAACGCAccttcccctcctcccgccAGCTCTCCACCCACCAGCGAGCCCACCGCCAGGGCCAGGAAGCAGgccgggaggagggggaggggcgagagGAAGAACGCCAAGATG CCCAGCTCACATCGCCCTCCCTGCTTCCCCTTCCTGACCGGCACAAGTGCCCACACTGCAACTTCCTCTTCAGAGATGCTAAGACCAAAATGCGCCACATGA